The region GAAAGTATATGGGGCAAGACACCACGAAAAGATGATAAAAGACAAAAGAGCCAATCCATGTATGGTAGCTGCTACATTCAGATAGGGTAGAATATCTTTTGTAGGAATCCCTTTTCCTGCATACACGGTGCTGATAATCGCGATATAAGAGGCTATGACAAACCAACTGCCCCATATCAAAGTAATTCTCCATAAAGAAAGCCCGTCCCACCCCCACGCGACGGCTTTATAGCCAAGGTATGCGATTAATGCAGCCGGAAAAATATTTAATAATAAAGCGAATCGTACAGTTTTCATTGCAAAAATCAGGATTTATTGTGAACAGTAGTTGCAAAAAACCACCTTTTCAGGTGGTTTTAATATTTTACCGGGGAAGGGACTTGAACCCTTAAGCCCGTGCGGGCAATAGTTTTTGAGACTATCCTGTATACCAATTCCAGCACCCCGGCATGAAATCTATATATTTATTTTAACAAATTTTTTTACAAAAGGGAAGTATTTTATAAAATTTTTTTGTTTTTTCTCAAATACCCCATTTAAAAGCGGGGTATTTGAGAAATATTATCACTAAAAACGCAACATAGAGGTATATTCTTTGAGACGTTTTTCAATTTCGCCTTCTTTAATGGAAGCCAAACGTTTGACGCTGAAAGATTCAATAGTGAAAGAGGCCATCACATTGCCAATCATCATCGCACGTTTGATGGCAGATAAAGTGTCCCACTTGCGCAGACTGGCCAGATAGCCCGTTGCTCCGCCGCCAAAAGTATCTCCGGCACCGGTAGTATCGTACACATGCTCTAACACAAAGGGAGGAAACTGTACAATGCCTAATTTGCTGACCAGCATAGATCCGTTGGGGCCTAATTTGATAATAACATGCTTGGCTCCCAATTTAAGAATCTTTTTTCCGGCGGTAATTAAATTATACTCTCCGGTAAGTTGACGCGCTTCGGCTTCATTCAAAAAGAATAAGTCGGTCTTTTTCAATACTTTGAGCAGGGCTTCTTTGCGCGAGCTAATCCAATAGTTCATGGTGTCACAGGCCACCAATTTAGGGTTTTTAACCTGCTTGAGTACTGATAGTTGAAGCTCGGGATCAATGTTAGCTAAGAAAACCGCTTTTGCATTTTTTTGTTCTTCAGACAGAACAGGATTAAAATCCTGAAAAACATTTAAATCCGTAAAATGAGTGGTGGCATTTTTGAGGTCTTTATCATAACTTCCGCCCCAATGAAACGTCTTGCCTTCTTTCACTTCAAGTCCGGAAATATCTACTCCGCATTTTTTAAACGGAGCCTTGTCTTGTGTCGTAAAATCTGTACCGACTACCGCCACAATGTTGGGGAGTGCAAAATAGCTGGCGGAAATGGAGGAGTAGCTGGCAGCTCCGCCCAATACGCGCTCGGCTTTGCCATGCGAGTTTTCTACAGAGTCAAAAGCTACAGAACCTACTATGAGTACACGATTTTTCATTATTGTTCGTCCAAGAAAGTTCTGATTTCTACACGGTTATTAAAATCATCAAAGAAAGCCTGTTGGGCCGTTTCCATTTTGGTTTCAAATAACTGTTTTTCGAAATCTTTTTTATTTTTTTCAAAATTTTTCATATTGCCGTTTTGGGTCAAATAGGCAAAGCGCACTTCTTCCGGCGTGAGTTTATAAATGGAGTACAAAGCCATGCGGAAGCGGTCGGCCAATTTGCTGCGTCGAAATTGTTCTTCAAACTGAGCCGGCGTGACACCCAACTGATGTTTAACGGCATATTCATAGGCGGCTTTATTAAATTTTCCATCTTGGTTAAACTGCGGGAAAGAGTGAATATCCAAAGCCACTTCATAATCTGCCACCGCCAGACCAAATTCTTGGGCAGCTTGATTTAAAATTTCTTCGCTGATTAATCCTTTCAACACTTCTTGATTGAGCCCTTTCATCATATTTTCATCTACATCTACGCCGTTGTTGCGCAAAAGGCGGGCTTGGGCATCGGCCGCTTTAAACAAATTGCGGAAAGTGATTTTGGTATCACCGACGATAGCAGCTGTATCTTTAAAAGAACCTCTTTGGTACGAGTCTAACCCAATATAGGCGATACTGCCGATGAAAAAGCCCAAAGTAATAATTAAAATGGCCTTTTTATATTTGATGAGGAAAGATATCATTTATTGACTCCTTATTCTTTATCTTCTAGTTCTGCAGAAGTTTTTTCGGCACCGCCAATCTTGCACATTCCTTCAATGCGGCCCCCTTCTTCTACAATCATTTTTTGAGCGCGGATGTCACCTTTAATGGCGGCTTTTCCCAATACTTCTAACATTTCGGCACAGACGTTTCCTTCAATATCTCCTCCGCATACAACCGTTGCGGCCGTCACGTCTCCCACGATTTTTCCGCCTTCTCCAACGATTACTTGACGGGCATTATCTACCGAACCTTCCAATTTACCGTCTACGCGCAAAGAACCTTGCACACTTAACGTACCTTGAAAGTAGCATTCCGCACTGACGATGGAAAAATGTTCTCCGGATGCGAAATCAGAATCTTTTTTCAAAAAGCTCATGGCTTCCTCCTAAATTTATTTAAAATAGTTTCTCGGATTGACGGCTTGTCCGTCTTTCCATACTTCATAATGCAAATGAGTACCGGTGCTGCGGCCGGTCGTACCCATAAAGGCAATAATTTGACCGCGCTTTACCACTTCTCCCGGTTTTACTTTAATGCCGGTAGCATGGGCATAAAGCGTGGAATAACCAAATCCATGATCAATAAGTACCGCTTGGCCATAGCCGTTTACCCAGCCTGTATGACGCACCACGCCGTCAGCCGTAGAGACGATGGGACTATCGGGCTTTCCGGCAAAATCCAAGCCTTTGTGCATGCGTCCCGTCGGGCGGCCAAAAGGATCACGCCGATATCCAAAACCGGAACTAATACGAGAAGAAGACGGACGAATGGAAGGAGTGGAGTTTAAGCCTTCTTTTTGATTGGCAAAATACCACGCAATTTCTTGGAAAGAGGCCAATCTTTCTTCCGCCGTTTCCTGCATGCTGTCTATATATTTTTCAAATTCTTCCGTATCAAACTCTTTTAAATCACTGCCAAAAAGTTGCTTGGCGCGGTCATCTTCTTTTTGCTTCTTATCTTGCAAACCTTTGGGTAAATTAATAAATTTTCCACCGGGCATTCCTAACATTTGTCGCATTTGTTGTTCGGTTGTTTGTGTCAAAGATAAATATTTTCTTCCTCGTTCTAATTCGTCGGAAATCAGTTGCATTTTTACACGCATTAATTTGTTGTCGGCCTTCGTTAAATGGTAATCATAGGCCTTACTCCACAACCAAAGAGACCCCAATGTAAAAAGAGCCCAAAGCGCAATAAAAATAACAAAAGTCAGCCCGGTTAGTTTTATCTTTTTAGACGAACCCGCACGAGGCATGATAATTATATCTACCCGATCACTTAAAAAACGGCTGATAGCATTGGTTTTTTTACCCATTACTTCCATTCTATCATATTGTAGAGGCGGAGGGGAATTTAGTGTTGGGAATATTCTTTTTGATAGAAGCTCAAAATGCCTTGATATAAAGTATCGGCCAAAATTTGTTTCCCTTTATCGCTTAATACCCATTCTTCTTGTTCGGGTAAAATCGGAAAAGCGTTTTCCACTAAAATACTGGGAATTTCTGATATGCGCGGAATAAAAAAGACATCATCGGCAATTAACCCATTGTCCGGCAACGGCACATATTTGTTAAACGATTTGTAAATGCTTTCGGCTAAATCAAAAGAGTGCGGATAGGTGTAATAGACAGAGTACCCGCGCGGGGCTGCCAAAGGGTTGCCCGTATCATGCAAAGCATTGTAATGCAAACTGATGAAAATATGCGCTTTTTCTGCCATCGCTTTTTTGTATCGTTCTGTTAAACCGATGAAATTATTGCCTTCGCGCGTCATGATGACGGTGGCACCGGCTTTTTCCAATTTGGCTTTTATACTTTCGGCCAAAGGCAAGGTTAATTCATATTCCAAGAATCCGGAAGGAGTCACCACTCCGTCATAAGGATTGGTACGTTTGGGACTATGACCGGCATCTAATAAAATACGTGCACCTTTTAGCGGATAGGCATCCGTGGCGCAGATAGTGGGGCGATGGTTTAAATCCAAGACAAAGTCTGTCCCTTCGTATCGGTAGGAATGTCCCCAAAGCAATCCGGCCTTAAAATACAAAATGAACTTAACTTGATTCTCCTGCGGTTGAGTCCACTCTATTTTTTCCAATAAAGCCGAAGTGGAATCAAAATTGAAATTTTCTTCAAAGTCCGCCGTATAATAAAAAGACAACTCTAAGCGATTATTAAACTCTTGTACATAAATGGGTACTTGTTTTTGAGAGGTCCAGCGAATTTGCGTTTTTTCAGGATAAGAAATAGCGTCCATTTCTTTCAATACATTGTTTTGATAGCGGTCTGGAGAAAATAGTTTTAACTTTTTTTCCTCCAGCCAAGCAGATTCCTCTGCTGATAAACGCAAGCGATAAAGTCCATTATCCCTTCCATCAATCAATACTTCTCCGAAGGCGCGGTAAAAGGGATAGAGACTCCCTTGATAAACGGGTATTTGGCGTAGTTTTGTGGCAGAATCTTTTACAAAAGCGGGTTGCAAAGGGGTGTCAGGATCCAATATTCTTATTTTTTCTTTTGCCACAATTTTTGCCTTAGTTTTACTTTTTTTATCGTACATGCTGTAGCTGACTTTGACGGAACGAGGGTTTTGATGTTGATGAATGGAAAAACGCGCCTGATATAAACCCGGCTGCCGAGAACTTTCTTTTAATTCTATACTTTTTCCATTTTTAAGACCGTAAAGGTGCGCTTTGACACAAGCACCGGGTGTGCCTCTGGCAGATAAAAGCAAGGTGTCTCCCGGCAAAAACCATGCCGGCTTGGAAGGATATATTTCTTGAGGGTCAAATTTGGCTCTGGCCTGAAATACTTGAATAGGGGTGCCTGCTACTACAATATTACGTTGTGCTTGATAGGTCTTTCCTTCGCTTTGGGCGGTTAACAGAAATTGAAAATTTCCTTGTTCTACAGGTAAAAAAGTCAAAAAGGTGCCATTTTTGTGCAGGGGCACATCTACTCCGTTGATCTGCAAAGAGGGAGATTTTAGATTGATTTTTCCGAATAAATAAATGTTTTTGGCCTCTTTCGGCAGAATGGCTTTTTCTTGCGGATGCTGTACAGTGATGGGGGCATTGCGGGTGGAGTCTGATTCTGTAGCCGGCAAATAAGGAGCCACCGGCAAAATTTCGGCTTTTAACGGGTTAAAAAATAAAAATAAGAAAATACTATAAAAAAATATTTTTTTCATTGTATAAAAATGATAACATAAATCTATGACTACGCGCGAGGACGTCGTTTCTTTTATAAACGACTATTTACAAATATCCAATGTGCCCGACAGCAGCCTTAACGGTTTGCAGGTGGAGGGACGGGATACGGTGCAAAAAATTGTCTTTGGCGTGTCTGCTAGTTTGGAACTTTTTAAAAAGGCCAAACAAGCGGGTGCCGATATGATAGTCGTGCATCATGGGTTATTGTGGGGAAAAGAACAAGCGTTGGTGGGTCCTTTTGGCCGGCGCGTTGCTTTTTTATTGCAAAACCAAATTAGTTTGCTGGGCTACCATTTGCCCTTAGATAAACATCCGGTCATTGGACATAATGCACTTTTGCTGAATAGTTTGCATGCTCAAAATGTCCGTTCGTTTGCTGCTTATCATGGACAAGAAATCGGTTTTTGCGGGGAGATTGAACCGCAAAATTTGAAAGATGTTGTCGCACAACTAGAGCAAACTTGTCAAGCGCATGCTTTGACATTGCCATTTGGAAAAGAAAAAGTGAGCCGTGTAGGCGTTGTAAGTGGCGGTGGCTGGAGTATGTTGCCGGACGGAGTGAAAATGGGGTTGGATTTGTTTATTACGGGAAGTATGGATGAGCCTGCACAGGAAATTTGCCGAGAAGGCAATATAAACGGTGTGGCTCTGGGGCATTACAACTCAGAAAAAATCGGAGTGTGTGCCTTGATGGATTTGGTGGCGAGCAAGTTTGACGTAGAAGTAGAATTTGTAGATATTAAAAATCCTCTTTAAATGGAGAAAGAATATGGCAGAAACGAAAGATTTGTTGAAAAAAATAGATACCTATCGTGATTTTGTAATTGATATACAGACCAAAATGACCGCCTGTCCCGCAGTCAGCCCGGAGGAGGGTGGCTTGGGTGAAGCGGCCAAAGCGGAAGTATTGTTGGCTACGCTGAAAGAAATGAAATTTGACGAAATTAAAGTAATTAATATCAAAGATCCCAAATCTCCCACCGGTGTGCGCCCCAATATTATTGCTAAATATTATGGTCAAAACCGCAAGAAAACTTTTTGGGTAATGGCCCATATGGACGTAGTGCCGCCGGGTGATTTGTCTTTGTGGAAAACCGACCCTTATAAAGCGGTGGTGAAAGGCGATAAAATCTACGGACGCGGTACGGAAGATAATCAACAGGGAATAGTGTCTGGTTTATTGGTAGCCAAAGCGATGATGGATTTGGGCATTCGTCCGTCTGTGAACTATGCCTTATTATTAAATTGTGATGAAGAAATGGGTAGCAACTACGGTATCGAACCGATTCTTAAAAAACACGCCAAGATTTTTGGAAAAGATGATAGTTTTATGGTGCCAGACGGCGGTTGTGCCACCGGTGAAATGGTGGAAATTGCCGAAAAGAGCCAATTGTGGTTGAAGTTTACCACCATCGGCAAACAAACCCATTCCTCTACTCCTGCCAATGGCAACAATGCTTTTATTGCCGGCAGTCATTTGGTAGTGGCTTTAGACGAATTGCATAAAAAATTCCCGAAAAAGGATAAACTTTTCGACGTGCAGGAAAGTATTTTCTGCCCTACCAAAAAAGAAGCCAATGTGCCCAACATCAACAGCATTCCCGGTACGGATATTTTCTACTTAGATTGCCGCGTGTTGCCTTGCTATACGTTGGAGAAAGTGTTGGCCGAAATTAAGAAAATCACTCAAAAAATTGAAAAGAAGTTTAAAGTGAAAATTAAAATTGAGGAAGTATTGCGCGGTGTTTCTAAACCTACCGATAAAAAGGCACCGATAGTTTCTTTGGTGGCGCAATCTGTAAAGGCCGTTTATCGCAATAATCCCAAAATTCAAGGTGTAGGTGGCGGAACGGTGGCAGCTTCTTTGCGCAACGAAGGCTTCCCCGCAGTGGTATATTCTAAGTTAGATGAAACCATGCACCAACCTAATGAATTCTCCAGCATTAAAAACACGATGGGAGATGCCAAAGTGTTTGCTTTGGTGGCTATGGGTTTGAAATAGGAAACGGTTTATGAAGAAAGGCTTTACGCTGTTGGAAATCCTGATTACCGTTGTTTTGTTTGGTGTGTTGCTGAGCTTTACGGTGCCGAAGTTTTTTTCTTTAATCCATAAAGCACAAGAAGGAAGCACCAAACATGAATTGGTAAAACTTCGTACGGCCATTGCTGCTTATTACGGAGAAAATCAGGGTGTGTATCCCACCGATGATTTAGGTTCTTTGATTCCCCGATACATTGAGTCTATTCCACAGGCCAATGTGCCGGGGTTAGAGCCCAGCAATCGAGTGAGTGCAGGAAATTATGAAACTGCTTTTACAAAAACGGGCGGTTGGGCCTATGTCAACGATCCGGTAGATCCGCGTTTTGGGGATATTTTTGTAAATACGGATAAAGAAGACAGCTACGGTAAAGCCTGGCATACACACTAATTTTATGGTCCCTGATAAAAGATCAGGGACTTTTTTTGTAAAAAAGGAGAAAGAATGGAAAATTTGATTTTGCTTTTTTCAGGAATTTTTGGCCTGATTATCGGAAGTTTTTTGAATGTTTGTATTTATCGTATCCCGAAGAATAAATCCATTGTGTGGCCTGCCTCTTTTTGTCCTAAATGTGGCAAACACATTGCTTTTTATGACAATATTCCCGTACTTAGTTATTTAATTTTGTGGGGGAAATGCCGCCACTGTAAGGCCTCTATCTCCTGCCAATATCCTATTGTGGAACTCTTAACGGGTCTTTTGACTGTTTTGTTTGTGTGGCGATGGGGTTTGACCCCTTGGACGGGAGTGTTGTTGGTGGCTGTATATAGTTTAATTATCTTGTCTGTGATTGATCTGGAGTTGATGATTATTCCGGATCGTTTTTCCTTAGGTCTGATTGTGTGGGGCTTGGCATTCTTTTGGCTAAATCCCAACTTTGACGGTACTCTTTTGTCTTGTTTTTTACAAAGTTTAATAGGGGCTGCTGTAGGCTTTTTTGGTACGTTGGCAGTAGCTTTGCTCGGATATGTATTATTTAAAAAAGAAGCTATGGGCGGCGGTGACGTGAAATTAATGGGGGGAATCGGTGCGCTGTTAGGTTGGAAAGGGGTGATTACTACCATTATTTTTGCTTCCGTTTTAGGTCTTGTTTACTCGGTCATCTTGATGATTTTTAAAGGGAAAGGAAAAGGGGACGCCATTGCTTTTGGTCCTTTTTTAAGTGCCGGTGCCTTGATTAATATGTATTATTTGGTGTTGCCGGAAATGTTGGCTATACAGATATAAAATATAACAGAAACAAAAAGCCCCTGCAAACAGGGGCTTTTTTTATGAAAAAAGAGTTATAAGCAAACTAAATATTCGGCTAATTTTTCAAAGGCTTTGGCGCGGTGACTTATTTTGTTTTTTTCTTGTTCGGTCATCTGGGCCAGCGTTTTATCGGTTCCTTCTACCACAAAAATAGGGTCATAGCCAAAACCGTTTGTTCCGCTATATTCACATCCGATCCGACCGTTTAAAATGCCTTCAAAACAGATAGATTTCCCTTGAGGGTCTGACAGGCAGGCAATCGTACAAAAATGCGCCGTACGTTCACTTGTAGCAAGTCCTTGCAATTCTTGTAATAATTTGGTGTTGTTGGCTTGGGTATCGGCTGTAGGGCCGGCATAACGAGCGGTATAAACTCCCGGTTGACCGTTTAAAAAATCTACGGATAATCCGGTATCATCAGAAATAGCCCACAAACCGGAATGTTGAGCCGCGTAAACGGCTTTTAATTCAGCATTTGCTTGTAATGTAAGACCGTCTTCCGGAGGAAGAACCGGCCCTTCTATTTCTTGTAAGGATACATAATCAATATTCTCCCCCTTCTTGGTTTGATGGGGGAGAATATTCATAATTTCTTGAAACTTATGCTTGTTTCCGGTAGCTACCAGTATTTTCATTGGATTTATTATCTTCTGCTCAAATCTCTTTGTAGCTGTTGTTTGTTTTCATGAGCATCAAGGCTTTGTTTGATAGTTTGCTCAATAATATTTAAGCCGGTTTTATAAGCAGAAAACATATCCTTTTCGCTTAACCATTCATAAACGGAATGGACACGTTGTTGCCCTGTCCATAACCCCATACCGGTAATGCCGTGTCTGGCATTCATCATGCCGGGAGTGATGCCTCCGCGCACTGTAATAAAACGGGGGGTGACTCCTGCATCGGTAGCGGCTTGCGCTACAATATTTTTGGTCAAAGGGTGCATTCCGTCAGCTAAGTTTTTGTATTGGCTGGATTCGTCTATCAGTACTTCATTTTTAGTGCCATATACTACGTTTACGTGGTCAATGGCAGATTGTACTAAGTCTTTCATGCGGCTCCATTCATTATCGGTAAAGAAGCGGGCATAACCTTGCAAACGCAGCGATTCCGCTTCGTCTCCCGGTTTAATATCGTGGGCGGCAAAACGGATATAAGGTTCTCTGCCGGAACTTTGATTGGGTTTTAAATCGTTAGCTTGGTTGATTTGTTGTAAAAAAGCACCTAAAACTTCGGAAACTTCTAATCCGTTTTGGGAAGCGGCCTCCGAGGGGTGAGCGGCACGTCCGCGCAAGGTCACCACGAAACCTTTGGCTGTAAAACTTTCTTCCATGATTTCTCCGTCTACCTCTCCGTCAAAATCGTAATAAATTTCAGGTTTGAAATAATCAGTATCTACGCGATGAGCGGCCAAGCCTACATCTTCGCTGGGGACCAACATAAATTGCAATGTGCCATGTGCCATTTGGGGATTTTCGGCTAAGGTTTGGATAAGAGTGACGATGATGGCAGTGCCTGCTTTGTCATCTGCTCCTAAAATAGTGGTGCCGTCTGAAGTGACGATGGTTTGACCGACTAATTGATTTAAATAGGTGTCGGAAGATTGGGGATCTAACACGATACCGTTTTCTTCATTGATGACTACTTTGCCACCCTGATAACTTCTGATTACTTGCGGCTTAATGCCTTTGCCCGGAGCTTCGGGGGTGGTATCGTAATGAGCGCTCATGCCCAATACGGGGACGGTGGCTGTTAATTTTTCTGGAAGGTTAGAGGGGAAATGAACATAGATGTATTTATCTTGAGAAAAATGAATAGAAGGTTTATCTTGGGAAAAGTGAATAGAAGATTCTGCATTGTTTTTGCTCAAAATGCCGCTGATTTCTTGGTACAAAAGTTCGCCCGCTTTGGCTACATCTTCGCTCATGACCCAATCTCCATAAAACTGGCCGTATTGGCTTTGGCTATCCACTTGTACATATTCCAAAAAGCGGTTCAACAGCAAGGAACGATATTTATTGGGTTTTACCGGCGTAAGAGCAAAAACATTGCCGCTACAGAAAATTACGGACAATATTAACAAATAAGAAACAATTTTTTTCATTTTATTTTCTCCTAAAAATCTTCACTGAAAAAATCCTTACTATCATTGTACGAATCTGGTGGGTTTTACACAAGGGTCATTGGACCTAGAAAAAAAATAGGCCCTAAAAACCCCGCTTTTATGCGGGGCTTTTGCTAGAAGTTAAGGTTGAGGTTTTGTTTCCAGATTCCAATAGGAAGTGGTGGTGAGTAAAGTGCGTAAAGAAGCCTCCATGATGTCTATATCTGCATACTCAAGTTGGCTATGTGGGTTAAACATTCCGGCAAAAATATCTGCCGTAGGCAAACCATTAAAAGATAAGAATATGCCGTCTGTTTCTCTACGTGCCGAAACTCGTTTTGGGGTCACTTCCTCTTTAATCATCGCTTGTTCCAATATCTCAATAACTTTTGAGGGGAGTACCTCTTTTACATTCTTGTATTGGTCTTCAAACGAAAGTTCGGTTCCGGTGTTTTTAGGATTTAAGGCTTTAACCGTTTGGAATGTTTGTTTTACAATTTCCGTAAGATCGGTCAGTTCTTCATCGGTAAATGCTCGAATCGTTCCTTTTACCACACTTTGATTTTCTTTGGTTTCAATGGAATTGACGAAAACGAATCCTTGTCTGCCGGAGGTTGTTTCAGGCCGGCGATGGCGTGGCAACAAAGTGTGAAAGTCAGAAGCCATGAGCACGTTGTCTGCAAAGGAGGAATTCATGGCAGAACCGGCATGTACACCGCGTTCTCCGTTAAATACAGCGGTAAAAGAACGGCCGTTAAAATTCTCCACAGTCGTCTCTCCCAAATTTCCACCGTCTACGGTATAAGCATAATCGGCATTTAAATCCGTCAAATCTATCGTTTTGATACCGGTAGAAATTTCTTCGTCTGGCGTAAACGCAATTTTGATGGGGCCATGTTCAATGCTGGTATTTCCCAGTAAATAATCAGCAAAAGTCATAATGATGGCGATGCCGGCTTTGTCATCTGCGCCAAGCAAGGTGCCGCCGGAAGCAGTCATGATATCATGACCGCGTGCATGCAAGAGCTGAGGGCTGTTATATTCTGTTAAACGCAAGTTTTGGGCTTGGTTTATTACGATATCGCCCCCTCTGTATTTGCTATGAATCTGCGGTACTACATTTTTGCCAGAAGAAGATGCAGAGGTGTCTAAGTGGGCCAAAAAAGCAAGCGTGGGTGCCGGTTTGGTGGTTGTGGCGGGAATTTCGGCCGTCACGATACCGCTTTTGCTGATTTTTACATTTTTGGCTCCAATACTTTTCAGTTCTTTCGCCAAGACCTTTCCAAAGGCAAGTTGTCCTTTGGAGGAAGGGACTTTGGCAACATCTGCATTGGAAGTGGTGTCATAGGTGACGTATTTGCTCAGTCTTTGGGAAAGAGCGGTTTTGGCGCTTTGTTTGTTATAGCGCATAACTGCTTTCCAATTTTGTTGTGCTGCCGCACATAGCGGCAACACAACACAGACAAAAAGCGAGAGTAGTTTTTTCATTCTGACTCCTTAGGCTAAATCAGCCAAAGCGGCTTGAGCTTGCGCCAGCAAAGTCTCGGCAGCAGCCAATTCTGCTTTGGTTTTATCAATTTGTTCCTGAGGAGCGTTTTTGATAAAGTTTTCTTGTGACAGGCGAGCTTTGCGAGAAGCAATGTTGGCTTGTGCCGCTGCCATATCTTTTTCCAAGCGTTTCTTTTCTTTATCAAAGTCAATCAAGCCGGTTAAGGGCACATAAATGGCAATCTTGCCAAAAGTAGCCGTAGCCGTTTGCTTGGGTTTTTGCTCATTAATGCCAATCGTTAATTGGTCAATTTTTGCCATTAATTTAATATAAGGAGCATGGGCTTTGACCGTGGCCAACTCTTCCTCATTTTCGGCGGATAATACGGCATTAATTTTTAAACCCGGCGGTACATTAAACTGTGCACGAATGGTGCGGATTTCTTTGGTAATACCCTGTACCGCTTCCATTTTTTTGACGGCTTGTGTGTTTTGTAAAGCAGCATCAAATTCCGGATATTTTTGTTGGAGTAAGAATTCTCCTTCTTCTGCCACATAGGGGCGTAAGCTGGAGGCAATTTCTTCCGTAATAAAAGGAATCAACGGGTGTAAGGCTTTTAATGTGCCGTATAAAATGTTTACGCACAAGGCCATAACATATTGTTTTTCTTCTGTTTGGAAGCGTTGTTTGGCCAGTTCAATGTACCAATCACAAAAATCACCCCACAAGAAGTGATAGAGCGTATTGGCAGTGAGGGCCAAGTTGTATTTTTCAATGCCTTCTCTGGCAGTTTTAATAGCGCAGACATAGCGGTCCAAAATCCATTGATCAGCCAATTCTTTGGCTTGTGTCGGCATGGCTAAAGGCCCCTTGATGCCTTCCATATTCATTAAAATAAAGCGAGATGCATTATAAATTTTATTGCAGAAATTGCGCGCACCGGTGATGCTTTCTTCGGCGTACGGAATATCTTTGCCCGGTACAGCCTGCATAAGCAGAGAAAAGCGCACAGCATCGGTGCCGTATTTGGCCGTCATGTCTAAAGGATCAATAACGTTGCCCAAAGATTTAGACATTTTCTTCCCGCGTTTATCGCGCACAATACCATTTAAAAATACGTCTTTAAAAGGTAATTTTCCTTTAAATTCCAAACCCATCATCACCATACGGGCGACCCAGAGATACAAAATTTCATAT is a window of Elusimicrobiaceae bacterium DNA encoding:
- a CDS encoding M20 family metallo-hydrolase; protein product: MAETKDLLKKIDTYRDFVIDIQTKMTACPAVSPEEGGLGEAAKAEVLLATLKEMKFDEIKVINIKDPKSPTGVRPNIIAKYYGQNRKKTFWVMAHMDVVPPGDLSLWKTDPYKAVVKGDKIYGRGTEDNQQGIVSGLLVAKAMMDLGIRPSVNYALLLNCDEEMGSNYGIEPILKKHAKIFGKDDSFMVPDGGCATGEMVEIAEKSQLWLKFTTIGKQTHSSTPANGNNAFIAGSHLVVALDELHKKFPKKDKLFDVQESIFCPTKKEANVPNINSIPGTDIFYLDCRVLPCYTLEKVLAEIKKITQKIEKKFKVKIKIEEVLRGVSKPTDKKAPIVSLVAQSVKAVYRNNPKIQGVGGGTVAASLRNEGFPAVVYSKLDETMHQPNEFSSIKNTMGDAKVFALVAMGLK
- a CDS encoding type II secretion system protein, with product MKKGFTLLEILITVVLFGVLLSFTVPKFFSLIHKAQEGSTKHELVKLRTAIAAYYGENQGVYPTDDLGSLIPRYIESIPQANVPGLEPSNRVSAGNYETAFTKTGGWAYVNDPVDPRFGDIFVNTDKEDSYGKAWHTH
- a CDS encoding prepilin peptidase, yielding MENLILLFSGIFGLIIGSFLNVCIYRIPKNKSIVWPASFCPKCGKHIAFYDNIPVLSYLILWGKCRHCKASISCQYPIVELLTGLLTVLFVWRWGLTPWTGVLLVAVYSLIILSVIDLELMIIPDRFSLGLIVWGLAFFWLNPNFDGTLLSCFLQSLIGAAVGFFGTLAVALLGYVLFKKEAMGGGDVKLMGGIGALLGWKGVITTIIFASVLGLVYSVILMIFKGKGKGDAIAFGPFLSAGALINMYYLVLPEMLAIQI
- the rdgB gene encoding RdgB/HAM1 family non-canonical purine NTP pyrophosphatase, encoding MKILVATGNKHKFQEIMNILPHQTKKGENIDYVSLQEIEGPVLPPEDGLTLQANAELKAVYAAQHSGLWAISDDTGLSVDFLNGQPGVYTARYAGPTADTQANNTKLLQELQGLATSERTAHFCTIACLSDPQGKSICFEGILNGRIGCEYSGTNGFGYDPIFVVEGTDKTLAQMTEQEKNKISHRAKAFEKLAEYLVCL
- a CDS encoding M20/M25/M40 family metallo-hydrolase encodes the protein MKKIVSYLLILSVIFCSGNVFALTPVKPNKYRSLLLNRFLEYVQVDSQSQYGQFYGDWVMSEDVAKAGELLYQEISGILSKNNAESSIHFSQDKPSIHFSQDKYIYVHFPSNLPEKLTATVPVLGMSAHYDTTPEAPGKGIKPQVIRSYQGGKVVINEENGIVLDPQSSDTYLNQLVGQTIVTSDGTTILGADDKAGTAIIVTLIQTLAENPQMAHGTLQFMLVPSEDVGLAAHRVDTDYFKPEIYYDFDGEVDGEIMEESFTAKGFVVTLRGRAAHPSEAASQNGLEVSEVLGAFLQQINQANDLKPNQSSGREPYIRFAAHDIKPGDEAESLRLQGYARFFTDNEWSRMKDLVQSAIDHVNVVYGTKNEVLIDESSQYKNLADGMHPLTKNIVAQAATDAGVTPRFITVRGGITPGMMNARHGITGMGLWTGQQRVHSVYEWLSEKDMFSAYKTGLNIIEQTIKQSLDAHENKQQLQRDLSRR
- the pepT gene encoding peptidase T produces the protein MKKLLSLFVCVVLPLCAAAQQNWKAVMRYNKQSAKTALSQRLSKYVTYDTTSNADVAKVPSSKGQLAFGKVLAKELKSIGAKNVKISKSGIVTAEIPATTTKPAPTLAFLAHLDTSASSSGKNVVPQIHSKYRGGDIVINQAQNLRLTEYNSPQLLHARGHDIMTASGGTLLGADDKAGIAIIMTFADYLLGNTSIEHGPIKIAFTPDEEISTGIKTIDLTDLNADYAYTVDGGNLGETTVENFNGRSFTAVFNGERGVHAGSAMNSSFADNVLMASDFHTLLPRHRRPETTSGRQGFVFVNSIETKENQSVVKGTIRAFTDEELTDLTEIVKQTFQTVKALNPKNTGTELSFEDQYKNVKEVLPSKVIEILEQAMIKEEVTPKRVSARRETDGIFLSFNGLPTADIFAGMFNPHSQLEYADIDIMEASLRTLLTTTSYWNLETKPQP